In Leptospira ellinghausenii, the following proteins share a genomic window:
- a CDS encoding transglutaminase-like domain-containing protein — MGQNSFPDFYPDDITRLLYDWEVAPTEKKRFILKLIASRIPWQIQLESALDEVKDPYLRVQARNLKSEILRHRLRHSFFKLTLRGNTNHYKDLEEMVVQLSSIGFPDQNYAEIKHELDRIALRISELYDDHSGYLTDELKVQILCQVMFQEEGFVGNIQNYNDPGNSYLFQVIKSRLGIPISLSVVYLLVAQRLGLPLYGTNLPLHFLLQYESDGYFTYIDPFHGGVLLDKFTCEKFLEANGYSNSPKYFTKASTLSMIKRMCRNLLHIYRDNQTKEMENMIKDHLQILESRSTHVE; from the coding sequence ATGGGACAAAACTCCTTTCCTGATTTTTACCCGGATGATATCACTCGTTTATTGTATGATTGGGAAGTCGCACCTACAGAAAAAAAACGTTTTATATTAAAACTTATCGCTTCACGTATTCCTTGGCAAATTCAATTGGAATCTGCCTTGGATGAAGTGAAAGATCCTTATCTTCGTGTCCAAGCAAGAAATCTAAAATCAGAAATTTTACGGCATCGTTTAAGGCATTCGTTCTTCAAACTCACGTTACGTGGGAATACCAATCATTATAAAGATTTAGAAGAGATGGTTGTTCAACTTTCTAGTATTGGTTTTCCTGATCAAAATTATGCAGAAATCAAACATGAATTAGATCGAATTGCCCTTCGTATTTCTGAGTTATATGATGATCATTCAGGTTATCTAACGGACGAACTCAAAGTACAAATCCTTTGTCAAGTGATGTTCCAAGAAGAAGGTTTTGTTGGAAATATCCAAAATTATAATGATCCGGGAAATTCCTATTTATTCCAAGTTATCAAAAGTCGTTTGGGAATTCCAATTTCATTGTCTGTTGTATACCTTCTTGTTGCACAACGTCTTGGTTTACCTTTATACGGCACCAATTTACCATTACATTTTCTCTTACAATATGAATCAGATGGTTATTTCACATACATCGATCCTTTTCATGGCGGGGTTTTATTAGATAAATTTACCTGTGAGAAATTTTTGGAAGCGAATGGATATTCCAACTCACCAAAATATTTCACAAAGGCATCTACACTATCTATGATCAAACGTATGTGTCGCAATTTACTCCACATATATAGAGACAATCAGACCAAAGAAATGGAAAATATGATTAAGGATCACCTTCAGATTCTCGAAAGTCGATCCACACATGTTGAATAA
- a CDS encoding ATP-binding protein: MFRFVLSFLCFPFLLFAEGEPQLVHLGTSPNSLSITHSQSQSIYYFGFTKESHYYEIQLEEDQTRYIHFENGMLSEIDCEIYQNNKKLKEFETGLFRKKLPEVSYTGGFLFPAKEKGLYRFRIQSDDTHRINFHIRKESELFQYTKSLSLWQGLYLGLCILLCLFTAAQYVLLREKISLLLTFAIITILFTNVLRSGLFYEYGFSNQEWFFRYVPGLLSLSPIGFVLFLREFLHTKKEHPNFDIYIKLYIYLMLTSTTLAIIDLQLYFRFIYTNSFMLSTTTFGYSIYCLIKKKEHANVLFFAFFARQISTILLIFTNTGYLPSFPFLSSANEIGAAIQMTIFTIVISKFQIQTRIIKEQTVTKVNEELEFMVSERTKELQLQKEKLESTILQLSQTENQLALSEKMTELGKLVAGVAHEINNPLSAIKASIETLLESKQNETTLLGSKENIYDSLSTSEINTLKQLFRYQSDFGLLASYTERKEKKSDLKKTLKDNDLDYDEATLEKFLDVGITKLEEDQILLLKKGKEKLTDLILDEKNFRLHLSIIQIAVDRSSKIILALKNFSRITHSEHRKIFTLLENIETVITIYQYRMRSKVSLKKIFLTDATLLGWPEDLMRVWTNLILNALEAMKQKGNLTISSEKNGKYVEVKVIDNGPGIPIEIQKKIFEPFFTTKQQGEGTGMGLGITKSIIEKHNGSISLESEPGRTCFSISLPVIELIDPNETE; the protein is encoded by the coding sequence TTGTTTCGTTTTGTTCTAAGTTTTTTATGTTTTCCCTTTCTACTTTTTGCAGAAGGGGAACCTCAATTGGTCCATCTTGGAACTAGTCCCAATTCTCTATCCATCACTCATAGCCAATCACAATCCATTTATTACTTTGGATTCACCAAAGAAAGCCATTATTATGAAATCCAACTAGAAGAAGATCAAACACGTTACATTCATTTTGAAAATGGGATGTTATCGGAGATTGATTGTGAGATTTACCAAAATAACAAAAAACTAAAAGAATTCGAAACAGGTTTGTTTCGAAAAAAACTTCCAGAAGTTTCGTATACGGGAGGATTTTTATTCCCAGCGAAAGAAAAAGGATTATATCGATTCCGAATTCAATCAGACGATACTCATCGAATCAATTTTCATATTCGGAAAGAATCAGAGTTATTTCAATATACAAAGTCTTTATCCTTATGGCAAGGACTCTACCTTGGACTTTGTATCCTATTGTGTTTGTTTACTGCAGCACAGTATGTTTTACTCAGAGAAAAAATATCTCTACTATTAACCTTTGCGATAATAACAATCCTATTCACGAATGTATTACGATCTGGATTGTTTTATGAATATGGATTCAGCAATCAAGAATGGTTTTTTCGTTATGTTCCGGGACTATTGTCATTAAGTCCAATTGGCTTTGTTTTATTCCTACGAGAGTTTTTACATACAAAAAAGGAACATCCTAATTTTGATATATATATAAAACTTTATATATATTTAATGTTGACGTCTACCACTTTGGCAATCATAGACCTTCAACTTTACTTTCGATTTATTTACACCAACAGTTTTATGTTATCCACTACGACTTTTGGATATTCGATCTACTGCTTAATCAAAAAAAAGGAACATGCCAATGTTTTGTTTTTTGCCTTCTTCGCAAGGCAAATTAGCACAATACTCCTAATTTTCACTAACACTGGCTATCTTCCTTCTTTCCCTTTTCTAAGTTCCGCAAATGAAATTGGTGCCGCAATTCAAATGACTATCTTTACAATAGTCATTTCAAAGTTCCAAATTCAAACCAGGATCATCAAAGAACAGACTGTAACAAAAGTTAACGAAGAACTGGAGTTTATGGTTTCGGAGAGAACAAAAGAACTTCAATTACAAAAAGAAAAATTAGAATCTACAATTTTACAATTAAGCCAAACAGAAAACCAATTAGCTTTATCAGAAAAAATGACTGAACTCGGGAAACTTGTAGCGGGTGTTGCCCACGAAATCAATAACCCGCTGAGTGCCATTAAAGCTTCAATTGAAACTCTATTGGAATCCAAACAAAACGAAACAACTTTACTCGGATCCAAAGAAAACATTTATGACAGTTTATCAACATCCGAAATCAATACATTAAAACAGCTTTTCCGATACCAATCGGACTTTGGTTTATTGGCTAGTTATACAGAACGTAAGGAGAAAAAATCCGATCTTAAAAAAACACTAAAAGATAATGATTTGGATTATGACGAGGCAACATTAGAAAAGTTTTTGGATGTTGGCATTACGAAACTTGAAGAAGACCAAATTTTATTATTAAAAAAAGGAAAAGAAAAACTTACCGATTTAATTTTAGATGAAAAAAACTTTAGGCTCCATCTATCAATCATTCAGATTGCTGTTGACCGTTCATCAAAAATCATCCTTGCTCTCAAAAACTTTTCAAGAATCACACATTCAGAACATAGAAAAATTTTCACTCTACTCGAAAACATTGAAACTGTGATTACGATTTACCAATACCGAATGCGAAGTAAAGTTTCTTTAAAAAAAATATTTTTAACTGATGCAACTTTACTTGGATGGCCCGAGGACCTAATGCGCGTTTGGACGAACTTAATATTAAATGCTTTGGAAGCTATGAAACAAAAAGGTAATCTTACCATTAGTTCTGAAAAAAATGGGAAGTATGTTGAAGTAAAAGTCATCGATAACGGACCTGGCATTCCAATTGAAATTCAAAAAAAGATCTTTGAACCATTTTTTACAACCAAACAACAAGGGGAAGGAACAGGTATGGGACTTGGAATCACTAAATCCATCATTGAAAAACACAATGGATCCATTTCCCTAGAATCAGAACCTGGCAGGACATGTTTTTCCATTTCACTTCCTGTGATCGAACTGATAGATCCGAATGAAACAGAATGA
- a CDS encoding polyprenyl synthetase family protein: MKSKFNIQSVLSKFDKNLDSIIHEDIPILKKIKKQVITSGGKRIRPFAHYLFCQFLEVKDVSWLDVGSVAELIHAASLLHDDVVDNAPIRRGKPTIGASFGNKTAILAGDYLLACGISRLNSLGNPELMEIFSQVLRDLSVSELLQMEWEKNPKITLKIYDQIIYGKTASLFGVCTESAAILANKSISERKQFRQFGVRLGKLFQKKDDCLDYFEDSKTSGKEFLKDFKNGLFTYPVLLLRSKLSIIEKSKLNRMFQKEFRDENDEKIILNLMKSKNIPNMLHKELESEKNDLLLFLNQFPKTEERELFIEQLNRLT; encoded by the coding sequence ATGAAGTCTAAATTCAATATCCAATCTGTACTATCAAAATTTGATAAAAATTTAGACAGTATCATTCACGAAGACATTCCTATTCTCAAAAAAATAAAAAAACAGGTAATCACTTCTGGTGGAAAAAGGATTCGACCTTTTGCACATTATCTTTTTTGCCAATTTTTGGAAGTAAAGGATGTTAGTTGGTTAGATGTGGGAAGTGTAGCAGAACTCATTCATGCTGCCAGTTTACTGCATGATGATGTTGTTGATAATGCCCCAATCCGCCGTGGGAAACCTACGATAGGTGCAAGTTTCGGAAACAAAACAGCAATCCTTGCAGGTGATTATTTATTGGCATGTGGAATCAGCCGACTCAATTCCCTTGGAAATCCTGAACTGATGGAAATTTTTTCCCAAGTGCTTCGTGATTTATCAGTGAGTGAACTCTTGCAAATGGAATGGGAAAAAAATCCTAAAATCACTCTTAAGATTTATGACCAAATCATTTATGGAAAAACTGCCTCATTGTTTGGTGTTTGCACAGAATCAGCTGCTATCCTAGCAAACAAATCAATCTCAGAAAGAAAACAGTTTCGCCAATTCGGAGTTAGATTAGGAAAATTATTCCAGAAAAAAGATGATTGTCTCGATTATTTTGAAGATTCAAAAACAAGTGGAAAAGAGTTTTTAAAAGACTTTAAAAACGGATTATTTACCTATCCAGTTTTGTTATTACGATCAAAACTTAGTATCATTGAAAAATCTAAATTGAATCGAATGTTCCAAAAAGAATTTCGAGATGAAAATGATGAGAAAATCATCTTAAACTTAATGAAATCAAAAAATATTCCAAACATGCTTCATAAAGAATTGGAATCAGAAAAAAATGACTTATTACTCTTTTTAAATCAATTCCCTAAAACAGAAGAAAGGGAACTATTCATCGAACAACTAAATCGTCTTACTTAA
- a CDS encoding transketolase — protein MEKIEVAKKFANDIRIQVIKMVTAANSGHPGGPLGLADIYAALYTSILNHDPKNPEWSERDRLILSNGHVCAVRYAAMGLSGYFPVEDLLTFRNINSYLQGHPSTRYMKGIESSSGSLGQGLSVSVGLALGAKLKKETYKIYTCISDGECGEGMTWEAAQSAVHFKTDNLIAFMDRNYIQIDGNTEEVMKLEPLDKKFEMFGWNVINADGHNMEEIFSAFAKAKQHTGGPTLIVFRTILGKGVSYMENNPKWHGTPPNKEQEAQALAELA, from the coding sequence ATGGAAAAAATTGAAGTCGCAAAGAAATTTGCAAATGATATCCGAATCCAAGTAATCAAAATGGTTACGGCAGCTAATTCTGGTCACCCAGGCGGACCACTTGGACTTGCTGATATCTACGCTGCCCTTTATACTTCTATTCTTAACCATGATCCCAAAAATCCAGAATGGTCCGAACGAGATCGTTTGATTTTATCCAATGGACACGTTTGTGCAGTTCGTTATGCTGCCATGGGACTTTCTGGTTACTTCCCGGTGGAAGACCTGTTGACATTCCGAAATATTAACTCTTATTTACAAGGACACCCTTCAACTCGTTATATGAAGGGAATTGAATCTAGTTCGGGTTCCCTTGGACAAGGTCTATCTGTTTCCGTTGGGCTTGCACTTGGAGCAAAGTTAAAGAAAGAGACATATAAAATTTATACATGTATTTCTGATGGCGAATGTGGTGAAGGAATGACTTGGGAAGCAGCACAATCTGCAGTTCACTTTAAAACAGATAACCTCATTGCCTTTATGGATCGTAACTACATTCAAATTGATGGTAACACAGAAGAAGTAATGAAGTTAGAACCATTGGATAAGAAATTTGAAATGTTTGGTTGGAATGTGATCAATGCAGACGGACATAATATGGAAGAAATTTTCTCTGCATTTGCGAAAGCAAAACAACATACTGGTGGACCAACACTGATTGTCTTTAGAACCATATTAGGCAAAGGTGTTTCTTATATGGAAAACAATCCAAAGTGGCATGGTACTCCACCAAATAAAGAACAAGAAGCACAAGCTCTTGCAGAATTAGCTTAA